The Deltaproteobacteria bacterium HGW-Deltaproteobacteria-18 nucleotide sequence ATTTTATAATTATAAAAAGCTTATTGAGCACGCAGGGAGACTTTCATGATACATGGAATTAAGGCATAAAGCATTCTAAACTTTGTATATTGTGAGATTTCACGTATAATAATTTGCCGATTTTCGACTTTTTACGAATGAATACGACAACACGAAACCATTTTCCAGTTGATCAGATCGCCGATTTCTAGGTGATTCCAGAATAATGAAGACCTCTTCGGTTAGGATGCATTGTTTAACGCAAACGCACCCGCGCTCTCACTCAAGACTATGGTGGCACGGGACCAATGGGATGGGGATGCCGTAGTAAGGAATCCTTTACCGCTCACGCAAATTTGCACCAGAACTAGCGGGGTGTGTGGAGACAGGGTGATTTAGGCGGCTCTATTTCACTACTGTTTGGTCGGAAATATGGGCGTAGTGAGGTGTGTCAAGGCAGAGCAGGGTCGCCCCAGGCTGGATGGGCGAGTAGGGTTCTTCGTGAAATAATCAATGATTTCAGCTTGTTAGTGTCAAATTGGCTTAAGGCGACTAACGTGCTGATATTAAACGATAATGGGGGTGACGGGGTAGGCTTGGCGTTCCCGTTTTTATTCCCGTCAATGGTGTGTAATGGTGATGAATGATGAGTAAAGAATAAGAAGTGGTTGCGAGAGGAAAAAGCGGAATTGTGAGGAATATTGGTGGGATAGAAAGCTTGGCGGTTGTATAGCGTAAGTGCTTGATTTAGCTTAGAAGGCAATTGCTCTATCCGCCTGAGCTACTGGCGCGCAAAATGGAAGCATTCCCTATTTTTTCCAGGGCTGAAAGTCAAGTGGAGGTGTTGGCTTTTTCTGTTGCTCAAGGCGGTGGAAACTTCTATGGATTTTTTCCGGATTGCCGGTCCTCGGGGCTTTGCATGGCGCTGTGCCCGCGTTTTATCTTTCTTTTTCGGGTCGGCCTTTTTTCAATCTCTTTCCCCAAGTACACATGACCTTTGCCTCCTTTGCCGAATTTGAATCTCATCTTGACAGTCTGGGACTTTTTTCCATGCAGCTTGGCCTGTCGCGCATGCATGAGGCCCTTCGACTGATGGGCCTCGGGCGCATGCCCGCGACGGTTGTGCATGTGGTCGGGACCAACGGCAAGGGCTCCACTTCCGGGTTTCTGGAGGCGCTGGCGCGGGCGCATGGCTTGGCCACGGGGCTTTACAATTCGCCGCATCTGGCCTGCGTGCGCGAGCGCATCCGCGTGCGCGGGGCAATGGTCAGCGAAGAAGGCTGGCTGGCTGCCGCCAACGCGGTCATGGACAGGTGCGCGGGCGTGGGGCTGACCTATTTCGAGCTGCTGACGGTCATGGCGCTGTACATTTTCGCGCGGGAAGGGCTTGACCTCGTCATCCTCGAATCAGGGCTCGGCGGCACGCACGACGCCACCTGCGCCATCCCGGCCGACCTGGCGGTCATGACCCCGGTGGGGTTGGACCATGAGCATATCCTGGGTCCGGGTCTCATGGACATCGCCCGTGACAAGAGCGGGGCCCTGGGACGCTGTCCGGCCGTGACGGGCGCGCAGGACGCGTCCGTGATGGAAATATTCCGGCAAGTCGGAGAGGGGCATCCGCTCCTGGGCCTTGAGGACTGCCGCACGTCCGCTGGATTTTTCGTTCCGTCGGGAGCGGCCTCCCTGTCCCTGACTCCGGCGTCCCTGCCGGCCCATCCGCCGTATCAGTTGCGTAACGCCGCCCTGGCCGCTCTGGCCTGGAGCCATCTCGCGTCGGTCCGGGGCTGGCAATTTGACGCGGCACTGTGTAGACAAGTCCTTGGCACGACGCGTTTTTTTGGACGTTTTTGCAGGCATGGACGGATTCTGGTCGACGGCGCCCACAACCCCATGGGCTTGACCGCCCTGTGCGAGGCGCTGGAGGCGACCGGGGAGCATTTCGACGTGCTTGTTTTTCAGGCCATGCGCGACAAGACACTGGAGCCTGCCGTGCTCATGCGCCTGCGGGCCCTGGCGGACACTGTCGTCGTCCCGGGCCTGCCCATGGAGCGCGCCTTTGACGCCCATGAACTGGCGATGCGTTTCGGCCCCGGGGCCAGGGCGGTGCAAGACCTGGAAGAGGCTCTGCGTCAGGACGGCACGATTCTGCTTTGTGGTTCCCTGTATCTGGTGGGGGCCTATTACGAACTTTTTCCGGAACAGCTTTTGTAGGGAGGTCCGGTGTCTTCTCTTTTCAGACATATTCCGTCCGTCGATCGTTTTCTGCAGGATCTGGAGCAGGATCAGGTCCTGACCGGCCTGCCGCGCCAGATGCTCAAGGACCTGGTAGGCGAGTTCCTGGACCTCTGCCGCGAAGAGATCCGCGCCGGGGTAATCAAGGACGAGAGCGCGCTGGCTTTTGCGACCCTGGCCGCACGGGCCGTGGCCTATGCACGGACGCGTTCTCGGCCCCATTTCAGGCGGGTCGTCAACGCCACGGGCGTGGTCATCCACACTAATCTCGGCCGCTCCATCCTGGCCGAAGAGGCTGTCCTGGCCGTGGCCGAGGGGTGCCGCCATTATTCAAATCTGGAGATGGATCTGGATACCGGCCAGCGCGGGAGCCGCTATTCCCACGTCGAGAAGCTGCTCTGCCGCCTGACCGGAGCCGAGGCGGGGCTTGTGGTCAACAACAACGCCGCCGCCGTGCTGCTGGTCCTCGACACCCTGGCCAAGGGCCGCGAGGTCGTGGTCTCGCGCGGGCAGCTGGTCGAGATCGGCGGCTCGTTCCGCATCCCCGAGGTCATGAAGAAGAGCGGGGCCGTGCTGCGCGAGGTCGGGGCCACCAACCGCACCCATCTGCGCGACTACGCGGAGGCCATCGGTCCCGATACCGCCATGCTCATGAAGGTGCACACCTCCAACTACCGCATCATCGGATTCCACAAGGAAGTGGACCTGTCCGATCTGGTGGCGCTGGGCCGCGAGCGGGGCCTGTCCACCTTCGAGGACCTGGGCAGCGGCAATCTTTTCGATTTTTCCCCCTACGGATTCATGCCCGAGCCTACGGTGCAGCAGGTGCTCAAAAGCGGGGTGGATGTGGTCACCTTCAGCGGCGACAAGCTGCTGGGCGGTCCCCAGGCTGGCGTGATCGTCGGTCGCCGGGAATTCATCGAGCGCATCAAGAAGAACCAGCTCAACCGGGCCCTGCGCATCGACAAGATGACGCTGGCCGCGCTGGAGGCGACCCTGCGCCTGTATCTCGACCCTGAGCAGGCCCGGCGCACGGTGCCGACCCTGGCCATGATCACGGCCGGACGGGATGAATTGCGGACCCGGGCCGGACGTCTGCGGCGCAGGCTGGTCCGGGATCTGGCGGGGCTGGCCTCGGTGGCGGTGAAGCCCGGTTTTTCGCGCGTGGGCGGCGGCTCTTTTCCAGAGCAGGATCTGCCGACAACGCTGGTCAGCGTTGCGCCGACGGGCATGGATGTGGACTCCCTGCGCCAGGGCCTGCTGGCGACGGATACCCCGGTCGTAGGGCGGGTGGAGGACGGCGCGTTCTGCCTCGATCCACGCACGCTCATGGATGCGGAGTTCGCGGTGGTGGCGGGGGCCATAAAGGCTGTCCTCGCGCAGTGATGACGTGAGCATTCCGGCAGTGCGTCCGATGCATGCCTGTTGAACGAATTTTGCAAGCCGCACATGCGGATAATCGAAGGGACGCGCACCCCGGCACAAGGGGCGCGCAGCAAAGGAGAATGTCAATGACCAAGGTTCTGGTGCGGCCGGAGATGGAGGGTTTCAAGCCCTATTCGCCTGGCCTGTCCATCGATGAAATAAAGAAACGTTACGGCCTGGCCCGGGTCATCAAGATGGCCAGCAACGAGAACCCGCTGGGCACGTCCCCCGTGGTTCAGGAGCGGCTCAGGAACGTCAGTCCCATGGCTTTTCGCTATGCCCAGGCCGGCTCTCCGGCCCTGACCGAGGCCTTGGCCGCGCATCTGGGCGTGCCCGCCTCCTGCGTGGTGGCGGGCAACGGCTCGGACGAGATCATCGATCTTCTGCTGCGCGTGGTGGCCCGGCCCGGTGTGGACAACGTGGTGGCCTTCAAGCCCTGCTTCAGCATCTACGATGTGCAGTCCAGACTGTGTGGTGTGGAGTTTCGGCAGGCCAGGCTCAACGCCGACTTCTCCTTTCCGTTCGACAAGCTCCTTGCCCTGACCGACGAAAATACCGCCCTGGTTTTCGTGACCAATCCGGACAACCCCTCGGGCCATGCCTGTCCGGCATCAGACCTGATCGAGCTTGCGGCCATGCTGCCGGCGCGTGCGCTCCTGGTGGTGGATGAGGCCTATGTCGATTTCGCCGAGCCGCTTGAGGCCTACAGCATGCTCCCGCACCTGGGCACGATCCCCAATCTGGTCGTCCTGCGCACTTTTTCCAAGATGTACGGGCTGGCGGGCCTGCGCCTTGGCTACGGGCTCATGCCCGAGTGGCTGGCGGACCTGCTGCTGCGGGTCAAGTTGCCCTTCAGCGTGAACATCCTGGCCGAGCAGGCCGGACTGGCCGCTCTTGATGACGACATCTTCGTGTCCCAGACCCTGCTCGTCGTGAGTGAGGGCCGCCGCCTGCTGGAGCGCGAGCTTTCGGCCATGGGCTGCAAGGTCTGGCCGTCACAGGCGAATTTTCTGATGTTCGAGCCGCCCATGGACGCGCGCACCCTTTTTGAGGCATTATTGGCCAGAGGGGTCATCATACGCCCCCTGAGCAGTTATGGCATGCCCGAGAAGCTGCGTGTCAGCATCGGCAACGAGGAAGAGAATCTGGAATTTCTGGCCAAAACAGCGGAGGTGCTGCGTGATCACAATCGTCACTCTTGATGGACCGGCCGGGGTGGGCAAGACGACCATCGCCCGTGAGCTGGCGGACCGCCTGGGCATCGCCTATCTGGATACCGGAGCCATGTTTCGCTCCGTGGCGCTTTTTTTCGGGGACGGAGGCTGGGAGCAGCCCGTTGACCAGCTGGTGCCCGAACTCAATCGTCTGGATTTCGACCTGGAGGGGACGGGAAAATATTCCGAATTGCTCCTGAACGGGATGCCCCTGGACCCGGATATCCGCAAGGAGGAAGTGGGGCTGTGGGCCTCGCACTTGGGCCGCATTCCAGTGGTGCGCGATTTTCTGCGCCGCAACCAGCAGGCCATCGGCCGGACCACCTCTCTTGTGGCCGAGGGCCGGGACATGGGCAGCGTGATCTTTCCGAACGCCCGGCACAAGTTCTTCATGGACGCATCCATCGACGTGCGTGCCAAGCGCCGACACGCGCAGCTTACGGCCATGGGCATGGATGAGGACCTGGAGCGCATCCGCGGCCAGATCCGCATCCGTGACGACCAGGACCGCAACCGGGTGGTGGCTCCCTTAAAGCCCGCCCTGGACGCCGTGATTATCGACACCAGCGCGCTGGACGCGGATCGGGTGCTGGAGAAGATCGTGGAGCATATTCGGCAGAAAGGTCTTCTGGACGATTGAAAAATTCGTTTTGGAAC carries:
- the hisC gene encoding histidinol-phosphate transaminase translates to MTKVLVRPEMEGFKPYSPGLSIDEIKKRYGLARVIKMASNENPLGTSPVVQERLRNVSPMAFRYAQAGSPALTEALAAHLGVPASCVVAGNGSDEIIDLLLRVVARPGVDNVVAFKPCFSIYDVQSRLCGVEFRQARLNADFSFPFDKLLALTDENTALVFVTNPDNPSGHACPASDLIELAAMLPARALLVVDEAYVDFAEPLEAYSMLPHLGTIPNLVVLRTFSKMYGLAGLRLGYGLMPEWLADLLLRVKLPFSVNILAEQAGLAALDDDIFVSQTLLVVSEGRRLLERELSAMGCKVWPSQANFLMFEPPMDARTLFEALLARGVIIRPLSSYGMPEKLRVSIGNEEENLEFLAKTAEVLRDHNRHS
- a CDS encoding L-seryl-tRNA(Sec) selenium transferase is translated as MSSLFRHIPSVDRFLQDLEQDQVLTGLPRQMLKDLVGEFLDLCREEIRAGVIKDESALAFATLAARAVAYARTRSRPHFRRVVNATGVVIHTNLGRSILAEEAVLAVAEGCRHYSNLEMDLDTGQRGSRYSHVEKLLCRLTGAEAGLVVNNNAAAVLLVLDTLAKGREVVVSRGQLVEIGGSFRIPEVMKKSGAVLREVGATNRTHLRDYAEAIGPDTAMLMKVHTSNYRIIGFHKEVDLSDLVALGRERGLSTFEDLGSGNLFDFSPYGFMPEPTVQQVLKSGVDVVTFSGDKLLGGPQAGVIVGRREFIERIKKNQLNRALRIDKMTLAALEATLRLYLDPEQARRTVPTLAMITAGRDELRTRAGRLRRRLVRDLAGLASVAVKPGFSRVGGGSFPEQDLPTTLVSVAPTGMDVDSLRQGLLATDTPVVGRVEDGAFCLDPRTLMDAEFAVVAGAIKAVLAQ
- a CDS encoding bifunctional folylpolyglutamate synthase/ dihydrofolate synthase; translated protein: MPVLGALHGAVPAFYLSFSGRPFFNLFPQVHMTFASFAEFESHLDSLGLFSMQLGLSRMHEALRLMGLGRMPATVVHVVGTNGKGSTSGFLEALARAHGLATGLYNSPHLACVRERIRVRGAMVSEEGWLAAANAVMDRCAGVGLTYFELLTVMALYIFAREGLDLVILESGLGGTHDATCAIPADLAVMTPVGLDHEHILGPGLMDIARDKSGALGRCPAVTGAQDASVMEIFRQVGEGHPLLGLEDCRTSAGFFVPSGAASLSLTPASLPAHPPYQLRNAALAALAWSHLASVRGWQFDAALCRQVLGTTRFFGRFCRHGRILVDGAHNPMGLTALCEALEATGEHFDVLVFQAMRDKTLEPAVLMRLRALADTVVVPGLPMERAFDAHELAMRFGPGARAVQDLEEALRQDGTILLCGSLYLVGAYYELFPEQLL
- a CDS encoding cytidylate kinase; this encodes MITIVTLDGPAGVGKTTIARELADRLGIAYLDTGAMFRSVALFFGDGGWEQPVDQLVPELNRLDFDLEGTGKYSELLLNGMPLDPDIRKEEVGLWASHLGRIPVVRDFLRRNQQAIGRTTSLVAEGRDMGSVIFPNARHKFFMDASIDVRAKRRHAQLTAMGMDEDLERIRGQIRIRDDQDRNRVVAPLKPALDAVIIDTSALDADRVLEKIVEHIRQKGLLDD